Proteins from one Hyperolius riggenbachi isolate aHypRig1 chromosome 2, aHypRig1.pri, whole genome shotgun sequence genomic window:
- the LOC137546239 gene encoding uncharacterized protein, translated as MSRNTGVLLPSLSNKETSRELQVHLKPKKAKHRSKIQKVSDGQHPLSIEPTTRQLLSDIIGSKRCVFACADSSGITTVPEICGGVRRRESENNILEESDGLIGHNNLIFPCNTVGSTPLQKSPELDPIKVGQASLLPGQESDDSLECQAVTTVVDGATTSVNRESLGVSNPVHHNNGCELLGMGSASGLSDSSGTMVKPDQQQVFEQQRAASSLGSHTSIQDTDMENPRDDTYRQQYSGGIHKSPGRHKKQVTATAGIKDSALGRAQSQVYKSGSPEGDTKLPSRLPEQMQSVPGRMESQRPGVSSVDRTLDCSSSGLIRQKEQCEMPDVLLSLSPRRTMGSRCLLDQLEPSQNVHFSASTFDFQSTEQNLSRPGGSNLDCPVLAKKTVVCSATTISYGSSDPSRSRGPVNSGTSGASQSEPSSSFSMEPEWRILKSKGFSNRVSETLLQSRKKVTRQIYSKAWRVYNNWCEANSRDTGHSNSVLEFLQDGFQKGLSSSTLKVQVSALTVFLDRKLAEEEDIIRFFKALRRIRPTIHSRVPSWDLNTVLQGLCEPPFEPLVDSSDKLLTIKTAFLLAITSARRVGELQALSILEPYCVISDDRITLRLDTSFLPKVVSKFHRSQEIFLPSFCNNPSNQKEQKLHCLDVRRCVLEYLQRTKSWRTSNALLVLFAGKFRGKQASKSTIARWIKQAISLSYAQQGKQLTSAVRAHSTRAVSTSWAERAGASVEQICKAATWSSQNTFVRHYRLDVLSSADLTFGRKVLQAVIPP; from the exons ATGTCAAGAAACACTGGGGTTTTACTCCCCAGTCTTTCTAATAAAGAAACCTCAAGGGAGTTACAGGTTCATCTTAAACCTAAAAAGGCTAAACACCGCAGTAAGATACAGAAAGTTTCGGATGGACAACATCCGCTCAGTATTGAACCTACTACAAGACAGCTCCTATCTGACATCATTGGATCTAAAAGATGCGTATTTGCATGTGCCGATTCATCTGGAATCACAACAGTTCCTGAGATTTGCGGTGGTGTTAGAAGGAGAG AGTCTGAAAACAATATCCTTGAGGAAAGCGATGGCCTTATTGGGCACAATAACCTCATCTTTCCCTGCAATACAGTGGGGTCAACTCCACTCCAGAAGTCTCCAGAGTTGGATCCTATCAAAGTGGGACAAGCATCTCTCCTCCCTGGACAAGAGAGTGATGATTCCTTGGAGTGTCAAGCAGTCACTACTGTGGTGGACGGAGCCACAACATCTGTCAACAGGGAATCTTTGGGAGTTTCCAACCCAGTACATCATAACAACGGATGCGAGCTCTTGGGGATGGGGAGCGCATCTGGACTCTCTGACAGCTCAGGGACAATGGTCAAGCCGGATCAGCAACAGGTCTTCGAACAGCAGAGAGCTGCAAGCAGTCTGGGAAGCCATACTAGCATTCAAGATACAGATATGGAAAACCCACGTGACGATACGTACAGACAACAGTACAGTGGTggcatacataaatcaccagggAGGCACAAGAAGCAAGTCACTGCAACAGCAGGCATCAAGGATTCTGCATTGGGCAGAGCGCAGTCTCAAGTCTATAAAAGCGGTTCACCTGAAGGGGACACTAAATTGCCTAGCAGATtacctgagcagatgcagtctgtCCCAGGACGAATGGAGTCTCAACGACCGGGTGTTTCATCAGTTGACAGAACACTGGATTGTTCCTCAAGTGGACTTATTCGCCAGAAAGAGCAATGCGAAATGCCGGATGTTTTGCTCTCTTTGTCCCCAAGACGAACCATGGGTAGTAGATGCCTTCTCGATCAGCTGGAGCCATCACAGAATGTACATTTTTCCGCCTCTACATTTGATTTCCAGAGTACTGAACAAAATCTATCGAGACCAGGCGGAAGCAATCTTGATTGTCCCGTTTTGGCCAAAAAGACCGTGGTTTGCTCTGCTACAACGATTAGCTACGGATCATCTGATCCTTCCAGATCAAGAGGACCTGTTAACTCAGGGACCAGCGGTGCATCCCAATCTGAGCCTTCTTCATCTTTCAGCATGGAGCCTGAATGGCGAATACTGAAAAGTAAGGGATTTTCTAATAGGGTATCGGAAACACTGTTACAaagcaggaagaaggtgacgcgcCAAATATACTCTAAAGCCTGGAGGGTATACAACAATTGGTGTGAGGCGAATTCTAGAGATACTGGTCATTCCAATTCAGTTTTAGAATTTCTTCAAGATGGATTCCAGAAAGGTCTAAGTAGTAGTACATTGAAGGTACAAGTTTCAGCATTAACAGTCTTTCTTGACAGAAAATTGGCAGAGGAAGAAGATATCATCAGATTCTTCAAAGCACTCAGGAGGATTCGACCTACAATCCATAGTAGAGTGCCATCTTGGGATCTGAACACTGTGCTACAGGGGCTATGTGAGCCACCCTTTGAACCATTAGTGGATAGTTCTGATAAACTTTTAACTATCAAAACTGCTTTTCTTCTAGCAATAACGTCAGCCAGAAGAGTGGGGGAATTGCAGGCATTGTCAATTCTCGAACCATATTGTGTTATAAGTGACGACAGAATTACACTTCGTCTAGATACCTCCTTCCTACCTAAGGTTGTTTCGAAATTCCACAGATCTCAAGAAATTTTTCTGCCTTCCTTTTGTAATAACCCTTCCAATCAGAAGGAACAGAAGTTACATTGCctagatgttagaagatgtgttcTGGAGTATCTTCAGCGCACTAAGTCCTGGAGGACTTCCAAtgcattattagtattatttgccGGAAAGTTCAGGGGTAAACAGGCCTCAAAATCAACCATAGCCAGATGGATCAAGCAGGCTATATCTCTATCTTATGCTCAACAAGGCAAACAGCTGACTTCGGCGGTCAGGGCTCATTCTACCAGAGCAGTAtcaacttcctgggcagagagggcaggagcatCAGTTGAGCAAATttgcaaggcagccacctggTCAAGTCAGAACACCTTTGTGAGACATTATAGGCTAGATGTATTGTCTAGTGCCGACTTAACGTTCGGCAGAAAAGTGTTGCAGGCTGTAATCCCTCCCTAA